The following are from one region of the Streptomyces fradiae genome:
- a CDS encoding FtsX-like permease family protein: MSGDRTEISGTSVSGPDVSGTGTSGAPGTGRGTARTTDTTGPGPGTGTGPAAWLRDLALGARFAVTGGRGGWLRTVLTATGIGLGVALLLVAASLPNMLFQREVRESARQPDASHEVAKPGPDTFLYVQAETVYHGDTVTGLLLRPEGPKAAVPLGAARLPAPGEMLVSPALRELLDSPEGALLKKRLPYKAVGTVGEAGLIGPAELRYLAGTDTLTTDNYDGRGRTYGWSVPEEPMNAFLLLLVVIACVVLLLPVLVFIATAVRFGGEQRDRRLAALRLVGADTAMTRRIAAGESLAGALLGLAAGAGFFAVARQLAGTVQIWDVNAFPADVSPVPWLAAVVVGVVPLAAVVVSLFALRGVAIEPLGVVRTATPRPRRVAWRLVLLLAGAAVLVPSVDDVEITGTSIETPGIAIGATLALIGLTTLLPWLVEAVVKGLRGGPVAWQLATRRLQLSSGTAARTASGIVVAAAGAIALQMLFQAMQSDFMRPTNMDTARAQLETRVAARSADDARRAIDSLARTPGVSGVMGTIESNVWRSGPPAEGQEFGAITSAFVGDCASLRELATLPSCTDGDVFIALTHGKEGPEDSWVTQTAKAGATVALRDPQTHGEPMPTWRIPDTARTVDSRRDPMGRYQFGVLATPKALDAARLDEPVAGAMIRIDPAVPDAEEHVRNTVAALSPLTRVQTLQNMERDAQYSSVRTGILVGATLTMLLVSVSLLVTTLEQLRERKRLLSSLVAFGTRRSTLGWSVLWQTAVPIVLGLALSVAGGLALGVVLLRMIGKQVEDWWVFLPVAGVGGALILLVTLLSLPLLWRLMRADGLRTE, translated from the coding sequence ATGAGCGGCGATCGTACGGAGATCAGCGGTACGAGCGTGAGCGGTCCGGACGTCAGCGGTACGGGTACGAGCGGCGCCCCTGGTACGGGGAGGGGCACCGCCCGTACGACCGACACCACCGGCCCCGGCCCCGGCACCGGCACCGGCCCCGCGGCCTGGCTGCGCGACCTCGCGCTCGGCGCGCGCTTCGCCGTCACCGGCGGGCGCGGTGGCTGGCTGCGCACCGTCCTCACCGCGACCGGCATCGGCCTGGGCGTGGCCCTGCTCCTGGTCGCCGCGTCCTTGCCGAACATGCTGTTCCAGCGCGAGGTGCGGGAGTCGGCGCGGCAGCCCGACGCCAGCCACGAGGTCGCCAAGCCCGGCCCGGACACCTTTCTCTACGTCCAGGCCGAGACCGTCTACCACGGCGACACCGTCACCGGTCTGCTGCTGCGGCCCGAGGGACCGAAGGCGGCCGTACCGCTCGGCGCCGCGCGGCTGCCCGCGCCCGGCGAGATGCTGGTCTCCCCCGCGCTGCGCGAGCTCCTCGACTCCCCCGAGGGCGCCCTCCTCAAGAAGCGGCTGCCCTACAAGGCGGTCGGCACCGTCGGCGAGGCGGGACTGATCGGCCCGGCCGAGCTGCGCTACCTCGCCGGGACGGACACCCTCACCACCGACAACTACGACGGCCGCGGCCGCACCTACGGCTGGTCCGTGCCCGAGGAACCGATGAACGCGTTCCTCCTGCTGCTCGTCGTCATCGCCTGTGTCGTCCTGCTCCTGCCGGTCCTGGTCTTCATCGCGACCGCCGTCCGCTTCGGCGGCGAACAGCGCGACCGGCGGCTCGCCGCGCTGCGCCTCGTCGGCGCCGACACCGCCATGACCCGGCGGATCGCGGCAGGAGAGTCGCTCGCGGGGGCGCTGCTCGGCCTCGCCGCCGGCGCCGGCTTCTTCGCCGTGGCCCGGCAGCTCGCCGGGACCGTGCAGATCTGGGACGTCAACGCCTTCCCGGCCGATGTGTCCCCGGTGCCGTGGCTGGCCGCGGTGGTCGTCGGGGTCGTGCCCCTCGCGGCCGTCGTCGTCAGCCTGTTCGCGCTGCGTGGCGTCGCCATCGAGCCCCTTGGCGTGGTCCGCACGGCCACCCCGCGGCCGCGCCGGGTCGCCTGGCGGCTGGTCCTCCTCCTGGCCGGTGCGGCCGTCCTCGTACCGAGCGTGGACGACGTGGAGATCACCGGGACCAGCATCGAGACCCCGGGCATCGCGATCGGCGCCACGCTCGCCCTGATCGGCCTCACCACGCTGCTTCCCTGGCTGGTGGAGGCCGTGGTCAAGGGGCTCCGGGGCGGCCCGGTGGCCTGGCAGCTCGCCACCCGCCGGCTCCAGCTGAGCAGCGGCACCGCCGCCCGTACCGCCAGTGGCATCGTCGTCGCCGCGGCCGGTGCGATCGCCCTGCAGATGCTGTTCCAGGCCATGCAGAGCGACTTCATGCGGCCCACCAACATGGACACCGCCCGCGCCCAGCTGGAGACCCGGGTCGCCGCCCGGTCCGCCGACGACGCCCGGCGGGCGATCGACTCACTGGCGAGGACCCCGGGCGTCAGCGGCGTCATGGGCACCATCGAGTCGAACGTGTGGCGGTCCGGACCGCCCGCGGAGGGCCAGGAGTTCGGCGCCATCACCTCCGCCTTCGTCGGCGACTGCGCCTCCCTGCGGGAACTGGCCACGCTGCCGTCCTGCACCGACGGCGACGTGTTCATCGCCCTCACCCACGGCAAGGAGGGCCCCGAGGACTCCTGGGTCACCCAGACCGCGAAGGCCGGTGCGACCGTCGCCCTGCGCGACCCGCAGACCCACGGCGAGCCCATGCCCACCTGGCGGATCCCGGACACCGCGCGGACCGTCGACTCCCGGCGCGACCCCATGGGCCGCTATCAGTTCGGCGTGCTCGCCACCCCGAAGGCCCTCGACGCCGCCCGGCTCGACGAGCCCGTGGCCGGTGCCATGATCCGGATCGACCCGGCGGTGCCGGACGCCGAGGAGCACGTACGGAACACGGTCGCCGCGCTCAGCCCGCTCACCCGGGTGCAGACCCTGCAGAACATGGAGCGCGACGCCCAGTACTCCAGCGTCCGCACCGGCATCCTGGTCGGCGCCACCCTCACCATGCTGCTCGTCTCGGTGTCGCTGCTCGTCACCACCCTGGAGCAGCTGCGCGAGCGCAAGCGGTTGCTGTCCTCGCTGGTCGCCTTCGGCACCCGCCGTTCCACGCTCGGCTGGTCGGTGCTGTGGCAGACCGCCGTGCCGATCGTCCTCGGACTCGCCCTGTCGGTGGCCGGCGGACTCGCCCTCGGCGTGGTGCTGCTGCGGATGATCGGCAAGCAGGTCGAGGACTGGTGGGTGTTCCTGCCGGTCGCCGGGGTCGGCGGTGCGCTGATCCTGCTCGTGACGCTGCTCAGCCTGCCGCTGCTGTGGCGGCTGATGCGGGCGGACGGGCTCCGTACGGAATGA
- a CDS encoding ABC transporter ATP-binding protein, whose amino-acid sequence MSAQHSAGPNALLAASGLDKAYGPTPALTGADFSLRAGEVVAVMGPSGSGKSTLLHCLAGIVRPDAGTIHYDGRELTAMSDAGRSALRRSDFGFVFQFGQLVPELTCVENVALPLRLNGERRRAAEQRAHDWLTRLEVEDVAGKRPGEISGGQGQRVAVARALVTAPRVIFADEPTGALDSLNGERVMSLLTDASRDTGAAVVLVTHEARVAAYSDREIVVRDGAVRDAEWAA is encoded by the coding sequence ATGAGCGCCCAGCACTCTGCCGGTCCGAACGCCCTGCTCGCCGCGAGCGGCCTCGACAAGGCCTACGGGCCGACCCCGGCGCTGACCGGCGCCGACTTCTCGCTGCGTGCCGGCGAGGTCGTCGCCGTGATGGGCCCCTCGGGCTCCGGCAAGTCGACCCTGCTGCACTGTCTGGCCGGCATCGTCCGCCCGGACGCCGGGACCATCCACTACGACGGGCGCGAGCTCACCGCGATGAGCGACGCCGGGCGCAGCGCCCTGCGCCGCTCCGACTTCGGCTTCGTCTTCCAGTTCGGGCAGCTGGTGCCTGAGCTGACCTGCGTCGAGAACGTCGCCCTGCCGCTGCGCCTGAACGGCGAGCGGCGCCGGGCCGCCGAGCAGCGGGCCCACGACTGGCTGACCCGCCTGGAGGTCGAGGACGTGGCCGGAAAGCGCCCCGGGGAGATATCCGGCGGCCAGGGCCAGCGGGTCGCCGTGGCCCGCGCGCTCGTCACCGCCCCGCGCGTGATCTTCGCCGACGAGCCGACCGGCGCCCTCGACTCGCTCAACGGCGAGCGGGTCATGTCCCTGCTCACCGACGCCTCCCGGGACACCGGCGCCGCCGTCGTCCTGGTCACCCACGAGGCCCGGGTCGCCGCCTACTCCGACCGCGAGATCGTGGTCCGCGACGGCGCGGTGCGCGACGCGGAGTGGGCGGCATGA
- a CDS encoding PadR family transcriptional regulator encodes MSIGHTLLGLLESGPRHGYDLKRAFDERFGHDRPLHYGQVYSTMSRLLKNGLVEVDGIEAGGGPERKRYAITEAGITDVEQWLASPEKPEPYLQSTLYTKVVLALLTGRGAAEILDTQRAEHLRLMRELTRRKKDGDLADQLICDHALFHLEADLRWLELTAARLDRLAEEIRR; translated from the coding sequence ATGTCCATCGGTCACACCCTCCTCGGACTCCTGGAGTCCGGCCCGCGCCACGGTTACGACCTCAAGCGGGCCTTCGACGAGCGCTTCGGCCACGACCGGCCGCTGCACTACGGGCAGGTCTACTCGACCATGTCCCGCCTCCTGAAGAACGGCCTCGTCGAGGTCGACGGCATCGAGGCCGGCGGCGGCCCGGAGCGCAAGCGGTACGCGATCACCGAGGCCGGCATCACCGATGTCGAGCAGTGGCTCGCCAGCCCCGAGAAGCCCGAGCCGTACCTCCAGTCCACCCTCTACACCAAGGTCGTGCTCGCCCTGCTCACCGGGCGCGGCGCCGCCGAGATCCTGGACACCCAGCGCGCCGAGCACCTGCGGCTGATGCGCGAGCTGACCCGGCGCAAGAAGGACGGCGACCTCGCCGACCAGCTGATCTGCGACCACGCCCTGTTCCACCTGGAGGCCGATCTGCGCTGGCTGGAACTGACCGCCGCCCGCCTGGACCGGCTCGCCGAGGAGATCCGCCGATGA
- a CDS encoding transglycosylase domain-containing protein, which yields MGRTGKGQAGERGRIRRLFTWKKLLGTFFVGCLLAMGAFYVLYLMVPVPTANADATLQSNVYKYANGKVLARTGKINREIVGLEKVPLDVQRSFVAAENKTFYKDNGVDIKGTVRAAWNTLTGKGKQGGSTITQQYVKNYYLSQDQTASRKLKEIVIALKVDQNMSKSEILAGYINTSYYGRNAYGIQAAAQAYYGVDATKLNVAQGAYLASVLQAPSQYDWTFAGPEGRKLVEARWNYVLDNMVDEGWLNAGERAGMKFPAPQKPKAPKGMSGQSGYIVEAANAELMRQGVSEEDLKAGGWTITLNIDEKKQKALVKAVDKQLEAKLDRKGDKKDATVQAGATSVNPKTGAVVAMYGGIGATEHWTNNATRRDYQPASTFKPLVLASALDNHSVTQDGRKIGLGTIYDGTSKRKVVGSAVAFAPENEDDQNYGPVTVQKATNSSINSVYAQMIVDVGPTKAKQTAIGLGMKDGKDFGATPAMSLGVMGASTMDMAGAYATLDNHGVKVTPTLVKSAEHKDRKADPVKSIGDQVISREAADTTTKAMQGVVQSGSGTRAAGDYEAAGKTGTSENNRSAWFVGYTPELVTAVGLFGEDVKGNQVTLTNTINVGRANGGKTPAEIWGAYTTTALGGGSSASFDLETDGTSGGDTGLPTPTETASDSPSPTPTATGGASTPPEPPTPTGTTPTQPPTSTATTPPEPPTPTGTKTIEPTIQPPPDGTGIVDSRPGDQ from the coding sequence ATGGGCCGAACAGGCAAGGGTCAGGCGGGGGAGCGCGGGCGCATACGCCGCCTCTTCACCTGGAAGAAGCTCCTGGGCACGTTCTTCGTGGGCTGCCTGCTCGCCATGGGCGCCTTCTACGTGCTGTACCTGATGGTCCCGGTCCCCACGGCCAACGCGGACGCGACCCTCCAGAGCAACGTCTACAAGTACGCCAACGGCAAGGTGCTCGCCCGGACCGGCAAGATCAACCGCGAGATCGTGGGCCTGGAGAAGGTCCCGCTGGACGTCCAGCGCTCCTTCGTCGCCGCCGAGAACAAGACCTTCTACAAGGACAACGGCGTCGACATCAAGGGCACCGTCCGCGCCGCCTGGAACACCCTCACCGGCAAGGGCAAGCAGGGCGGCTCGACGATCACCCAGCAGTACGTCAAGAACTACTACCTGAGCCAGGACCAGACGGCGAGCCGCAAGCTCAAGGAAATCGTCATCGCGCTCAAGGTCGACCAGAACATGAGCAAGAGCGAGATCCTGGCCGGCTACATCAACACCAGCTACTACGGCCGCAACGCCTACGGCATCCAGGCCGCCGCCCAGGCCTACTACGGCGTCGACGCCACCAAGCTCAACGTCGCCCAGGGCGCCTACCTCGCCTCCGTGCTCCAGGCCCCCAGCCAGTACGACTGGACCTTCGCCGGCCCCGAGGGCCGCAAGCTCGTCGAGGCCCGCTGGAACTACGTCCTCGACAACATGGTCGACGAGGGCTGGCTGAACGCCGGCGAGCGCGCCGGGATGAAGTTCCCCGCCCCGCAGAAGCCCAAGGCGCCCAAGGGCATGAGCGGCCAGAGCGGCTACATCGTCGAGGCGGCGAACGCGGAGCTGATGCGCCAGGGCGTCAGCGAGGAGGACCTGAAGGCCGGCGGCTGGACGATCACCCTCAACATCGACGAGAAGAAGCAGAAGGCCCTCGTCAAGGCGGTCGACAAGCAGCTGGAGGCCAAGCTCGACCGCAAGGGCGACAAGAAGGACGCCACCGTCCAGGCCGGCGCCACCTCCGTCAACCCGAAGACCGGCGCGGTCGTCGCCATGTACGGCGGCATCGGCGCCACCGAGCACTGGACGAACAACGCCACCCGGCGCGACTACCAGCCCGCCTCCACCTTCAAGCCGCTCGTCCTCGCCTCCGCCCTGGACAACCACTCGGTGACCCAGGACGGGCGGAAGATCGGCCTCGGCACGATCTACGACGGCACGAGCAAGCGCAAGGTCGTCGGCAGCGCCGTCGCCTTCGCCCCGGAGAACGAGGACGACCAGAACTACGGCCCGGTCACCGTACAGAAGGCCACCAACAGCTCGATCAACTCGGTCTACGCCCAGATGATCGTGGACGTCGGCCCCACCAAGGCCAAGCAGACCGCCATCGGCCTCGGCATGAAGGACGGCAAGGACTTCGGCGCGACCCCCGCCATGTCCCTCGGCGTCATGGGCGCCTCCACCATGGACATGGCCGGCGCCTACGCGACCCTCGACAACCACGGCGTGAAGGTCACCCCGACCCTGGTGAAGTCCGCCGAGCACAAGGACCGCAAGGCCGACCCGGTGAAGTCCATCGGCGACCAGGTCATCAGCCGCGAGGCCGCCGACACCACCACCAAGGCCATGCAGGGCGTCGTCCAGTCCGGCTCCGGCACCCGCGCCGCCGGCGACTACGAGGCGGCCGGCAAGACCGGCACCTCCGAGAACAACCGCTCGGCCTGGTTCGTCGGCTACACCCCCGAACTCGTCACCGCCGTCGGCCTGTTCGGCGAGGACGTCAAGGGCAACCAGGTCACCCTGACCAACACCATCAACGTGGGCCGCGCCAACGGCGGCAAGACCCCGGCCGAGATCTGGGGCGCCTACACCACCACCGCCCTCGGCGGCGGCTCCAGCGCCTCCTTCGACCTGGAGACCGACGGCACCTCGGGCGGCGACACCGGCCTGCCGACGCCGACGGAGACCGCGAGCGACTCCCCGTCGCCGACCCCGACGGCCACCGGGGGCGCCAGCACCCCGCCGGAGCCGCCGACCCCGACCGGCACCACGCCGACGCAGCCGCCCACGTCGACCGCGACGACCCCGCCGGAGCCGCCGACCCCGACCGGCACCAAGACGATCGAGCCGACGATCCAGCCGCCGCCGGACGGCACGGGCATCGTCGACAGCCGGCCCGGAGACCAGTGA
- a CDS encoding SpoIIE family protein phosphatase, whose protein sequence is MTEHPTSHEGRKAMADRPQERTRPRQEAATSAAAAAVAVPAPAPGGGPAGPDGAATRREGDRLRFVGAATRRIARGLDLDEIVLGLCRATVPTFSDAILVYLRDPLPVGDERPAEPFVLRLRRTDRLRLTDLEGEELVLVPDPDPTPAAELCEVRSGSALAEVLRGVRPVPGDSPAARAALPELLGPEHPLPPGHRAILAPLRGRRRVIGAAVFLRRPERAGFEPNDLLVAAQLATHTALGIDKAVLYGREAYIADELQRTMLPDSLPQPTGVRLASRYLPAAETARVGGDWYDAIPLPGSRVALVVGDVMGHSMTSAAIMGQLRTTAQTLAGLDLPPQEVLHHLDEQAQRLGENRMATCMYAVYDPVSHRITIANAGHPPPILLHLGGRAEVLRVPPGAPIGVGGVDFEAVELDAPAGATLLLYTDGLVESRLRDVWTGIEQLRERLAATAQLTGPDHSPPLEALCDDVLDMLGPGDRDDDIALLAARFDGIAPSDVAYWFLEPEDAAPGRARRLARRALARWDLEDLTDSVELLISEVVTNAVRYAERPVTLRLLRTDVLRCEVGDDSPQLPRQRRARDTDEGGRGLFLVNRLARRWGATRLSGGKVVWFELATR, encoded by the coding sequence GTGACGGAGCATCCCACCTCCCACGAAGGCCGCAAGGCCATGGCCGACCGGCCGCAGGAACGCACTCGCCCCCGCCAGGAGGCGGCGACGAGCGCGGCCGCGGCCGCCGTCGCCGTGCCCGCACCCGCGCCGGGCGGCGGTCCGGCCGGACCCGACGGCGCCGCCACGCGCCGCGAGGGCGACCGGCTGCGGTTCGTGGGCGCCGCGACCCGGCGGATCGCGCGCGGCCTCGACCTCGACGAGATCGTCCTCGGGCTGTGCCGGGCGACCGTCCCGACCTTCTCCGACGCGATCCTGGTCTATCTGCGCGACCCGCTGCCGGTGGGCGACGAGCGCCCGGCCGAGCCGTTCGTGCTGCGGCTGCGCCGCACCGACCGGCTGCGGTTAACGGACCTGGAGGGCGAGGAGCTGGTCCTCGTCCCCGACCCCGACCCGACGCCCGCCGCCGAGCTGTGCGAGGTCCGCTCGGGCAGCGCGCTCGCCGAGGTGCTGCGCGGGGTCCGGCCGGTGCCCGGCGACTCCCCGGCCGCCCGCGCGGCGCTGCCGGAGCTGCTCGGGCCGGAACACCCGCTGCCGCCGGGGCACCGGGCCATACTCGCGCCGCTGCGGGGGCGGCGCCGGGTGATCGGCGCGGCGGTCTTCCTGCGCCGCCCCGAGCGGGCCGGCTTCGAGCCGAACGACCTGCTCGTGGCGGCCCAGCTGGCCACCCACACCGCGCTCGGCATCGACAAGGCCGTGCTCTACGGGCGCGAGGCCTACATCGCGGACGAGCTGCAGCGCACCATGCTGCCCGACTCGCTGCCGCAGCCCACCGGCGTGCGGCTCGCCTCCCGCTATCTTCCCGCGGCCGAGACGGCCCGGGTCGGCGGCGACTGGTACGACGCGATCCCGCTGCCGGGCAGCCGGGTCGCGCTCGTCGTCGGCGACGTCATGGGCCACTCCATGACCTCGGCGGCGATCATGGGCCAACTGCGCACCACCGCGCAGACCCTGGCCGGGCTCGACCTGCCGCCGCAGGAGGTCCTGCACCACCTGGACGAGCAGGCCCAGCGGCTCGGCGAGAACCGCATGGCCACCTGCATGTACGCGGTGTACGACCCGGTCTCGCACCGGATCACCATCGCCAACGCGGGCCACCCGCCGCCGATACTGCTCCACCTGGGCGGCCGCGCCGAGGTGCTGCGGGTGCCGCCCGGCGCGCCGATCGGGGTCGGCGGGGTGGACTTCGAGGCGGTCGAGCTCGACGCGCCCGCCGGAGCCACGCTGCTGCTCTACACCGACGGCCTGGTGGAGTCCCGGCTGCGCGACGTGTGGACCGGGATCGAGCAGCTGCGCGAGCGCCTCGCGGCGACGGCCCAGCTCACCGGCCCGGACCACTCGCCTCCGCTGGAGGCGCTGTGCGACGACGTGCTCGACATGCTCGGGCCCGGCGACCGGGACGACGACATCGCGCTGCTCGCCGCCCGCTTCGACGGGATCGCGCCGAGCGACGTGGCGTACTGGTTCCTGGAACCGGAGGACGCGGCCCCGGGCCGGGCCCGCCGGCTGGCCCGCCGGGCGCTCGCCCGCTGGGATCTTGAGGACCTCACCGACTCGGTGGAGCTGCTGATCAGCGAGGTGGTGACGAACGCCGTGCGGTACGCGGAGCGGCCGGTGACGCTGCGGCTGCTGCGCACCGACGTGCTGCGCTGCGAGGTCGGCGACGACTCGCCCCAGCTGCCCCGGCAGCGCCGGGCGCGGGACACCGACGAGGGCGGCCGCGGCCTGTTCCTGGTGAACCGGCTGGCCCGGCGCTGGGGCGCGACGCGCCTTTCGGGCGGCAAGGTGGTGTGGTTCGAGCTGGCCACGCGCTGA
- a CDS encoding DUF402 domain-containing protein: MTGSGRSPHWAPGDQILWRYLDNGTGDVHICRPVTVVQDTPELLAVWMAPGTECVKPVLADGRTPVHEEPLATRYTAPRTTARAHWHGAGVLKLARPTDPWSVWLFWDRGWRFRSWYVNLEAPRTRWTGGVDSEDHFLDISVYPDRSWLWRDEDEFAQAQRAGLMDAAQAARVEEAGRSAVELIHAWGPPFSAGWEDWRPDPAWPVPELPADWDRTPAHTAP, from the coding sequence ATGACAGGATCCGGCCGCTCTCCGCACTGGGCGCCGGGGGATCAGATCCTCTGGCGCTACCTCGACAACGGCACCGGCGACGTGCACATCTGCCGCCCGGTGACCGTGGTCCAGGACACCCCGGAGCTGCTCGCGGTCTGGATGGCGCCCGGCACCGAGTGCGTGAAGCCGGTGCTCGCCGACGGCCGCACCCCCGTCCACGAGGAGCCGCTGGCCACCCGCTACACCGCGCCGCGCACCACCGCGCGGGCGCACTGGCACGGCGCCGGGGTGCTGAAACTGGCCAGGCCGACCGACCCGTGGTCGGTGTGGCTGTTCTGGGACCGCGGCTGGCGGTTCCGCAGCTGGTACGTCAACCTGGAGGCGCCCCGGACCCGCTGGACCGGCGGCGTCGACTCCGAGGACCACTTCCTCGACATCTCCGTCTACCCCGACCGCAGCTGGCTGTGGCGGGACGAGGACGAGTTCGCCCAGGCCCAGCGGGCCGGCCTGATGGACGCCGCGCAGGCCGCCCGGGTCGAGGAGGCGGGCAGGTCGGCCGTCGAACTGATCCACGCCTGGGGGCCGCCGTTCTCGGCCGGCTGGGAGGACTGGCGGCCGGACCCGGCCTGGCCCGTACCCGAACTGCCGGCCGACTGGGATCGCACCCCGGCGCACACGGCACCATGA
- a CDS encoding class II fumarate hydratase, which translates to MSDEETGTGDYRVEHDSMGEVRVPAHAKWRAQTQRAVENFPVSGQRLERAHIAALARIKAAAATVNAELGVLDPEVARAIREAAEEVAEGRWDEQFPVDVFQTGSGTSSNMNTNEVLATLASERLGRDVHPNDHVNASQSSNDVFPSSIHIAATAAVTLDLIPSLDRLAASLERKSAEFASVVKSGRTHLMDATPVTLGQEFGGYAAQVRYGIERLRAALPRLAELPLGGTAVGTGINTPPGFSAAVIAEVARATGLPLTEARDHFEAQGARDGLVETSGQLRTIAVSLTKIANDLRWMSSGPRTGLAEINLPDLQPGSSIMPGKVNPVVPEAVLMVAAQVTGNDTTVAVAGAAGNFELNVMLPVMAKNLLESVRLLANAARLLADRTVDGITANAERAREYAESSPSVVTPLNKYIGYEEAAKVAKKSLAERRTIREVVLESGYVERGDLTAEQLDEALDVLRMTRP; encoded by the coding sequence ATGAGCGATGAAGAGACCGGCACCGGCGACTACCGCGTCGAGCACGACTCCATGGGCGAGGTGCGGGTGCCCGCCCATGCCAAGTGGCGCGCCCAGACCCAGCGGGCGGTGGAGAACTTCCCGGTCAGCGGCCAGCGCCTGGAGCGCGCCCACATCGCGGCGCTCGCCCGGATCAAGGCCGCGGCCGCCACGGTCAACGCGGAGCTCGGGGTGCTCGACCCGGAGGTGGCGCGGGCGATCCGGGAGGCGGCGGAGGAGGTCGCCGAGGGGCGCTGGGACGAGCAGTTCCCGGTGGACGTCTTCCAGACCGGCTCGGGCACGTCCTCCAACATGAACACCAACGAGGTGCTCGCCACCCTGGCCTCCGAGCGGCTCGGCCGGGACGTGCACCCCAACGACCACGTGAACGCGTCCCAGTCCTCCAACGACGTCTTCCCGTCCTCCATCCACATCGCGGCGACCGCCGCGGTGACCCTGGACCTGATCCCGTCGCTCGACCGGCTGGCCGCTTCCCTGGAGCGGAAATCAGCCGAATTCGCGAGCGTCGTCAAGTCCGGCCGTACCCATCTGATGGACGCCACCCCGGTCACCCTCGGCCAGGAGTTCGGCGGTTACGCGGCGCAGGTCAGGTACGGGATCGAGCGGCTGCGCGCCGCACTGCCGAGGCTCGCCGAACTGCCCCTCGGCGGCACCGCGGTGGGCACCGGCATCAATACCCCGCCCGGCTTCTCCGCCGCCGTGATCGCCGAGGTCGCCCGCGCCACCGGGCTGCCGCTCACCGAGGCCCGCGACCACTTCGAGGCGCAGGGCGCCCGCGACGGCCTGGTCGAGACGTCCGGGCAGCTCAGGACCATCGCGGTCTCCCTCACCAAGATCGCCAACGATCTGCGCTGGATGTCCAGCGGCCCGCGCACCGGACTCGCCGAGATCAACCTGCCCGACCTCCAGCCGGGCTCCTCGATCATGCCGGGCAAGGTCAACCCGGTGGTCCCGGAGGCGGTCCTCATGGTCGCCGCGCAGGTGACCGGCAACGACACGACGGTGGCGGTGGCCGGCGCGGCCGGCAACTTCGAGCTCAACGTGATGCTGCCGGTCATGGCCAAGAACCTGCTGGAATCCGTACGCCTTCTGGCCAACGCGGCCCGGCTGCTTGCCGACCGCACGGTGGACGGCATCACCGCCAACGCCGAGCGGGCCCGCGAGTACGCCGAGTCGTCCCCGTCCGTCGTCACCCCGCTGAACAAGTACATCGGCTACGAGGAGGCGGCGAAGGTGGCCAAGAAGTCGCTGGCCGAGCGCAGGACGATCAGGGAGGTGGTCCTGGAGTCGGGGTACGTGGAGCGGGGCGATCTGACCGCCGAACAGCTCGACGAGGCGTTGGACGTCCTGCGCATGACCCGCCCCTGA